A single genomic interval of Rubripirellula reticaptiva harbors:
- a CDS encoding SGNH/GDSL hydrolase family protein, protein MKRPRNHRRLSVLIGLAIVITVGVVGYIQFYLARPIGEGPAGPAVDAAVFSQIWTDRKIRVMGVGDSITAGLGAKSASHTFFNRLLTNPDDEFDELRGVCLSAVVPNLESENYAVSGSESQMHLDVIAEQIPVTEDAFGIVLMTSGGNDLIHSYGRSAPRECAMYGATLAEAEPWIDNFRIRLRDMFDGLVGKFPLGCEIFIGDIYDPTDGVGDAPSIFLPDWPDGLAIHAKYNDVIREVAAEFPQVFVVPLHKNFMGHGSHCRQFWRSTYDAEDPHYWFFTNIEDPNDRGYDAIRRVFLNAIVANSSLVNAAVH, encoded by the coding sequence ATGAAACGTCCTCGAAATCATCGTCGCTTGTCTGTCTTGATCGGGCTCGCCATCGTGATCACCGTTGGCGTGGTCGGTTACATCCAGTTCTATCTGGCTCGGCCGATTGGCGAGGGGCCGGCCGGGCCAGCGGTCGACGCTGCCGTATTTAGCCAAATCTGGACCGATCGCAAGATCCGCGTTATGGGCGTCGGCGACAGCATTACCGCCGGGTTGGGAGCAAAGTCGGCATCGCACACATTCTTCAACCGTCTGTTGACCAATCCGGACGACGAATTCGATGAACTCCGCGGCGTCTGTTTGTCGGCGGTTGTCCCTAACCTCGAATCTGAAAACTACGCGGTATCGGGATCCGAGTCGCAAATGCACCTAGACGTCATCGCCGAGCAAATTCCGGTCACCGAAGACGCCTTTGGCATCGTGCTGATGACTTCGGGCGGCAACGATCTGATCCATAGTTATGGACGCAGCGCCCCACGTGAGTGCGCGATGTACGGCGCGACACTCGCAGAGGCCGAGCCTTGGATCGACAACTTCCGAATTCGTTTGCGAGATATGTTCGACGGGCTGGTCGGCAAGTTTCCGCTCGGTTGTGAAATCTTTATTGGTGACATCTATGATCCAACCGATGGTGTCGGCGATGCACCCAGCATTTTTCTGCCCGATTGGCCGGACGGATTGGCGATCCACGCCAAATACAATGATGTGATTCGAGAGGTTGCTGCAGAGTTTCCGCAGGTGTTCGTCGTGCCGCTGCACAAAAATTTCATGGGGCACGGTTCACATTGTCGTCAGTTCTGGCGATCAACCTACGACGCCGAGGATCCGCACTATTGGTTCTTCACCAACATCGAGGACCCCAATGACCGAGGCTACGACGCAATCCGCCGCGTCTTCTTGAACGCAATTGTCGCGAACTCGTCGCTTGTCAATGCAGCCGTGCATTGA
- a CDS encoding ThuA domain-containing protein has protein sequence MKNLLTALALTATTFLPNCVSADEPPATGTAPLKVLLIAGGCCHDYPAQTKLLKSGIEERINAVVTIETSESSNTEARFEIYESDNWSDGYDVIIHDECSANVTEKPYVNRILAAHQNGVPAVNLHCAMHSYRWGDYRSPVEPGADNARWYEMIGVQSTAHGPKTPIDVVYSDSDHPITKGLMNWTTTDEELYNNMRVFSGASVLVKGDQMTSPNKKELKANPKAEPKKSTAVIAWTNQYGPKKTRIFSTSLGHQNETVADARYMDVVVRGLLWATDHINEDGTPSAGYAKQ, from the coding sequence ATGAAAAATTTGCTCACAGCCCTCGCGTTGACTGCGACTACCTTCCTGCCGAACTGCGTTTCAGCCGACGAACCCCCAGCCACCGGCACCGCGCCGCTTAAAGTGCTGTTGATCGCGGGCGGTTGCTGCCATGACTACCCGGCTCAAACCAAACTGCTGAAGTCCGGCATCGAAGAACGTATCAACGCGGTTGTGACAATCGAAACCAGCGAAAGCTCGAACACGGAAGCGAGATTCGAAATATACGAGTCCGACAATTGGTCCGACGGCTATGACGTCATCATTCACGACGAATGTTCCGCCAACGTGACCGAAAAACCGTACGTCAACCGAATTTTGGCGGCTCACCAGAACGGTGTTCCTGCAGTGAATCTTCACTGTGCCATGCACAGCTATCGCTGGGGCGACTACCGCAGCCCAGTCGAACCCGGTGCCGACAACGCACGCTGGTACGAAATGATCGGCGTTCAATCGACAGCGCACGGCCCCAAGACACCAATCGACGTCGTTTACAGCGACTCGGATCACCCGATCACCAAGGGGCTGATGAACTGGACGACAACCGACGAAGAACTTTACAACAACATGCGAGTCTTCAGCGGCGCTTCGGTCTTGGTCAAAGGCGACCAGATGACGTCGCCCAACAAGAAGGAATTGAAAGCGAATCCGAAGGCCGAGCCCAAGAAGTCGACGGCTGTGATCGCGTGGACGAATCAGTACGGACCTAAAAAGACGCGTATTTTCAGCACTTCGCTAGGCCACCAAAACGAAACCGTCGCTGACGCTCGTTACATGGACGTCGTTGTTCGCGGATTGCTGTGGGCGACCGACCATATTAACGAAGACGGCACGCCCTCCGCTGGCTACGCCAAGCAGTAG
- a CDS encoding TAT-variant-translocated molybdopterin oxidoreductase has protein sequence MTLNHPEPSTSEATQEKSRPQYWRSLSEFRGGEEFEQYLDREFPVAASEFPEGVSRRRWMQLMGASLALVGAAGCRYPEEEILPFVIRPEGRIPGETYSRATNFELAGRVYNLLITNFDGRPLKIEPNKDHPGGSGTDVFSQASILGLYDPDRARGDGGFILKKGAENREQVGWSEFDSFGKNLVNSAAANGNGAKFAVLMSPTHSPSTARMLAALKKKLPSSTICRFDSIDGGVMAAATKSVFGKSADQVLSLDEADVIITIEADILGKHKSMISSARSFSKRRDPIAGEMNRLYVVEGGYTGTGASADTRLAIQPSQMTALLAELGRRVDELAGGAEHDHSGEGDKAYNEMSPAERLERFLDVAAHDIAEAGEKAVVVVGESLGAEAVAAGIRMNQKLGSLGKAQKFVATADADLGDTVSIGDLATKINAGDIDSLLILGDNPVFSAPGDVDLAGAIGKLEHSIYLGEYDDETGYACEWSLPMAHPLESWGDVIADDGHYGVCQPQILPLLGGRVAIEVIASMLGEKETEGMQIVRRTTDELAGSALSDREWQALLHDGYADNLVVKSDLKPSGEAKPLTDAKPVAAEEADKDAIEILFVPADGLYDGRFANNGWLQELPHSLTKMSWDNAAVMSPRTAAALSVKHELMTALEIGDTRVELPVYEMPGLAPGVVVLMIGYGRTRAGMVGGSLAKDVPVVGIDVSPLRSSDSMLVATGVKGRPRFVETEIATTQDHWAIDEGGRDETQQRSFTLVREGTTALLAKVPEFAEVKGPHVPHVGRAGSPWEEPINTIEIEKPDLPQWGMSIDLTKCIGCNACVIACQSENNVPIVGREQILNSREMHWLRIDRYFQGDEDNADVVQEPVACMHCETAPCEQVCPVAATVHTDEGLNAMAYNRCIGTRYCANNCPFKVRRFNYFNYNAEVGVGYGIDAYPSAIEKANRKLQALVMNPDVTVRGRGVMEKCTYCVQRIEKGKITARKEDRKVQDGDIVTACQSACPTNAINFGNIADPESIVAKKRKDVRSYGMLGQLNVKPRTEYLARVRNTPKRLMTAAQLEDLATMEAPHHGGHDDHAGHEAHGHDDHAKDDHGHEDHDKEEAHKE, from the coding sequence ATGACCTTGAACCATCCGGAACCTTCGACATCCGAAGCCACCCAGGAAAAGTCGCGACCGCAGTATTGGCGAAGTCTGTCGGAATTCCGCGGCGGCGAAGAATTCGAACAGTACCTCGACCGTGAATTCCCGGTCGCAGCATCGGAGTTCCCCGAGGGTGTTTCGCGTCGCCGTTGGATGCAGTTGATGGGTGCATCGCTGGCACTCGTCGGAGCCGCTGGGTGCCGATATCCTGAAGAAGAAATCCTGCCATTCGTGATTCGCCCCGAAGGACGTATCCCAGGCGAAACTTACAGCCGGGCTACCAACTTCGAATTGGCCGGCCGTGTCTACAACTTGCTGATCACAAACTTCGACGGTCGCCCGCTAAAGATCGAACCGAACAAGGATCACCCAGGCGGCAGCGGCACCGACGTGTTCTCGCAAGCGTCGATCTTGGGATTGTACGACCCCGACCGTGCTCGCGGCGATGGCGGCTTCATTCTGAAAAAGGGCGCTGAAAACCGCGAACAAGTCGGCTGGAGCGAATTTGATTCGTTCGGCAAAAACCTCGTCAATTCGGCTGCGGCAAACGGCAACGGCGCCAAGTTCGCCGTGCTGATGTCACCGACTCATTCGCCATCAACGGCGCGGATGTTGGCGGCACTGAAGAAAAAACTACCTAGCTCGACGATCTGTCGCTTCGATTCGATCGACGGCGGCGTCATGGCGGCAGCCACTAAGTCGGTCTTTGGCAAGTCGGCGGACCAAGTCCTGTCGCTTGACGAAGCGGACGTGATCATCACGATCGAAGCTGACATCCTGGGCAAACACAAGTCGATGATCTCGTCGGCTCGCAGTTTCTCGAAACGCCGCGACCCGATCGCGGGCGAAATGAACCGGTTGTATGTCGTCGAGGGCGGCTACACCGGCACCGGTGCCAGTGCCGACACTCGATTGGCGATCCAACCGAGCCAAATGACGGCATTGCTGGCCGAACTTGGCCGTCGCGTCGACGAACTGGCTGGCGGTGCCGAACACGACCATTCCGGCGAAGGCGACAAAGCCTACAACGAGATGTCGCCTGCTGAACGGCTGGAACGATTCTTGGACGTGGCCGCACACGACATCGCCGAAGCCGGTGAAAAAGCAGTGGTTGTGGTTGGCGAATCGCTGGGTGCCGAAGCGGTTGCCGCTGGCATTCGCATGAACCAAAAACTCGGTTCGCTTGGCAAGGCTCAAAAGTTTGTTGCCACCGCAGACGCCGACTTGGGCGACACGGTTTCCATCGGCGACTTGGCCACCAAAATTAACGCGGGCGACATCGATTCACTGCTGATTCTGGGTGACAACCCAGTCTTTTCAGCTCCTGGCGATGTCGACCTGGCCGGCGCGATTGGAAAGCTCGAACATTCGATTTACCTTGGCGAATACGACGATGAAACCGGCTACGCCTGCGAGTGGTCGCTGCCAATGGCGCACCCGCTCGAATCGTGGGGCGACGTGATCGCCGATGACGGTCACTACGGCGTTTGCCAGCCACAGATCCTTCCTTTGCTGGGGGGACGCGTTGCCATCGAAGTCATTGCGTCGATGCTGGGCGAAAAAGAAACCGAAGGAATGCAGATCGTTCGCCGCACGACCGACGAACTGGCCGGTTCGGCGCTAAGCGATCGCGAGTGGCAAGCACTTTTGCACGATGGATACGCCGACAACCTTGTCGTGAAAAGCGACTTGAAACCCAGCGGCGAAGCCAAGCCCCTTACCGATGCAAAACCTGTTGCCGCTGAAGAAGCCGACAAAGACGCAATCGAAATTCTGTTCGTACCAGCCGACGGTTTGTACGACGGGCGCTTTGCCAACAACGGTTGGCTGCAAGAACTGCCACACTCGTTGACCAAGATGTCTTGGGACAACGCGGCTGTGATGAGCCCGCGGACGGCAGCCGCATTGAGCGTCAAGCATGAATTGATGACGGCCTTAGAAATCGGCGACACACGCGTCGAACTGCCTGTCTATGAAATGCCGGGGCTCGCACCAGGCGTCGTGGTCCTGATGATCGGCTACGGCCGAACACGAGCCGGAATGGTCGGCGGCAGCTTGGCCAAAGACGTGCCAGTCGTCGGCATCGACGTTTCACCGCTGCGTTCAAGCGATTCAATGTTGGTAGCGACTGGCGTCAAGGGACGTCCGCGTTTTGTCGAAACCGAAATCGCGACGACCCAGGACCACTGGGCGATCGACGAAGGTGGCCGGGACGAAACTCAGCAACGTAGCTTTACGCTGGTTCGCGAAGGCACGACCGCCTTGCTTGCCAAGGTGCCAGAGTTTGCCGAAGTGAAGGGACCACACGTTCCCCACGTTGGCCGAGCTGGATCGCCGTGGGAAGAACCGATCAACACGATCGAAATTGAAAAGCCAGACTTGCCTCAGTGGGGTATGTCGATCGACTTGACCAAGTGCATCGGCTGTAACGCATGTGTGATCGCTTGCCAAAGCGAAAACAACGTGCCAATCGTGGGCCGCGAGCAAATTCTTAATAGCCGCGAAATGCACTGGTTGCGAATCGACCGCTACTTCCAAGGCGACGAAGACAACGCCGACGTCGTCCAAGAACCTGTGGCCTGCATGCACTGCGAAACAGCCCCATGCGAACAGGTTTGTCCGGTTGCTGCGACGGTTCACACCGACGAGGGCTTGAACGCGATGGCGTACAATCGATGCATCGGAACTCGGTACTGCGCTAACAACTGCCCGTTCAAAGTTCGCCGCTTCAACTACTTCAACTACAACGCCGAAGTCGGCGTTGGCTACGGCATCGACGCGTATCCAAGTGCGATCGAAAAGGCCAACCGCAAGCTGCAAGCGTTGGTGATGAACCCTGACGTGACTGTTCGCGGTCGTGGGGTCATGGAAAAGTGCACCTACTGTGTCCAACGCATCGAAAAAGGCAAAATCACCGCTCGCAAAGAAGACCGCAAGGTTCAAGACGGCGACATCGTGACCGCTTGCCAATCAGCTTGCCCGACCAACGCCATCAACTTCGGCAACATCGCCGATCCCGAATCAATTGTCGCCAAGAAACGCAAAGATGTTCGCAGCTATGGCATGTTGGGGCAATTGAACGTGAAGCCAAGGACCGAGTACCTCGCTCGCGTTCGCAACACGCCAAAGCGTTTGATGACAGCGGCTCAGCTTGAAGACTTGGCAACCATGGAAGCACCTCATCACGGCGGCCACGATGATCATGCCGGTCATGAAGCACACGGCCACGATGATCATGCGAAAGACGATCATGGTCACGAAGATCATGACAAAGAAGAAGCACACAAAGAGTAG
- a CDS encoding cytochrome c3 family protein, translating to MQRFLFPRWINPLLGLLAVAGAAGAVFAGAMGGLLTDPVTLNIGYQPTQPVPFSHAIHAGQLKMDCRYCHNTVFDAAHAAIPPTATCVNCHSPANDQGVTALSAVHPESPKLAPIRESWETGRSMAWKRVHNLPEFVYFNHAAHVNSGVSCKSCHGRIDQMEVVYQHEELSMAWCITCHRNPEPHLRPKEFVTKLDWEFESPEAQATFAKEWRKEHNINPQVHCAVCHR from the coding sequence ATGCAACGGTTCTTGTTTCCTCGCTGGATCAATCCCCTCCTCGGCCTTTTGGCTGTCGCTGGCGCTGCAGGCGCAGTGTTCGCTGGCGCGATGGGCGGATTGCTGACCGACCCGGTCACTTTGAATATCGGCTACCAGCCGACTCAACCGGTTCCTTTCAGCCATGCGATTCACGCAGGGCAATTGAAAATGGATTGCCGGTACTGCCACAACACAGTCTTCGACGCCGCACACGCTGCGATCCCGCCGACGGCAACGTGTGTGAATTGCCACTCACCGGCCAATGACCAAGGCGTCACAGCTTTGTCGGCGGTTCACCCGGAAAGTCCCAAACTGGCACCGATTCGAGAGAGCTGGGAAACCGGCCGCAGCATGGCTTGGAAGCGAGTCCATAACCTGCCCGAATTCGTGTACTTCAACCACGCCGCCCACGTGAACTCGGGCGTCAGTTGCAAGTCTTGCCACGGCCGTATCGACCAAATGGAAGTTGTCTACCAGCACGAAGAGTTGTCGATGGCATGGTGCATTACCTGTCACCGCAACCCCGAGCCTCACCTGCGTCCGAAGGAATTCGTGACGAAGCTGGACTGGGAATTCGAAAGCCCAGAAGCTCAGGCGACCTTTGCCAAAGAATGGCGCAAAGAACACAACATCAACCCGCAAGTCCACTGCGCCGTTTGTCACCGCTAG